The genomic DNA GACCGCGGCGCCAGGCGGTAGGACTTGCCGTCCCCCGCCCGCCCGATGTAGCCGAGATGCTCCAGCGTGAAGACCAGCCGGTAGGCCGAGGCCCGCCCGATCCCCAGCGCCCTGGCGATGTCGGTCAGGGACAGCGTCCGGCGCTGCGGCGTGAACAGCTCCAGGATGGCCAGCCCGCGCTGCAGCGCCGGGGCGATGTAGGTGTTCGGATCGGTCTCGCTCATGTGTCCCGGCGCAACCCCTCGATGGCGCGCCGGTAGGCGGCCCGGATGGCGTCCTCCCGGACATGGCGGCCCTCGCGCACTACGGTCCGCCCCGCCGCGACCACGTCGCGCACGGCGTGCCCGTCGCTGGCGAAGACATAGGCGTCCAGAAGGCTGTCGTCGGTCCGAGAAAGCAGTTTCGGGTTGTCCGCGTCAAGCACGACGAAGTCGGCGGGCTGGCCCACCTGAATCCCGCCGCCGGTCACCGGCTGGCCCAGCGCCTGCGCGCCGCCGGCCACCGCCGCCCGGTAGAGGCCGCCGCCGATGGACGGGCAATTCCCGATGCGCAGCACGTTGCGCCGCCGCTGCACCAGCCGCTGGCCGTATTCCAGAAGCCGCAGCTCCTCCGCCGCGGACACGCTGATGTGGCTGTCCGACCCGACGCCGAACCGCCCGCCCTGCGCCAGGAAGGGGATGGCGGGGAACAGACCGTCGCCCAGATTGGCCTCGGTCGTCAGGCAGAGGCCGGCCACGGCCCCGCTCGCCGCCATGCCGTCGACCTCGGCCGGTGTCACGTGCGTGGCGTGGACGAGGCACCAGCGCGGCCCGACCGGAGCGTTCTCCAGAAGCCACTCCACCGGGCGCTTGCCGCTCCAGGCGACGCAGTCGTCCACCTCCGCCGTCTGCTCGGCGATGTGGATGTGGATGGGCGCGCCGGGGTCGAGCGCGTCGAGGCCGGCCAGCGCGTCGCGCATCTCCTCCGGCGTCACCGCGCGCAGCGAATGCAGGGCGAGGCCGGCGCGGCGGCCCGCCCGCTCCGCGCCCATCGCCGTCTGCATGGCGGAGACGATGGACAGCAGCCCGTCCACGTCGTTGATGAAGCGCTTCTGCCCGTCGGACGGCGGCTTGCCGCCGAAGCCGCTGTGGGCGTAGAGCACCGGCAGATGGGTCAGGCCGATCCCCGCCGTGTCGGCGGCCGCCAGGATGCGGCGCGACATCTCCGCCCGGTCGGCGTAGGGGCGCCCGTCGGCACCGTGGTGCAGGTAGTGGAACTCCGCCACCGCCGTGTAGCCCTGCTTCGCCATCTCCATGTAGAGCAGCGCCGCGACCGCCTCCGCCGCCTCGGGCGTCATGCGGCGGACGAAGCCGTACATGGCGTCGCGCCACGTCCAGAAGCTGTCCTCCGACGCACCGGCGTATTCGGTCAGCCCGGCCATGGCGCGCTGGAAGGCGTGGCTGTGCAGGTTGGGCATGCCGGGGATCACCGGCCCGGCGGCCTGCGGGAGGCCGTTCGCCTCCGCGTCCCGCTCGACCGCGATCAGCGTGCCCCGCGCGTCGAAACGCAGCGCCACGTTCGAGGCCCAACCCTCGGGCAGCAGCGCCCGTCCGCAGAAAAGCCCGTTCACGCTGTCCATCGCCGCCTCCGTCACGCCCGCTCCTCCGCCCAATCAGCCATCGCACCGACGAACCGCCGCAGATGCGGGCGGATCCGCGCGGCGCGCGACTCGTCGAAGGCGAAGGGAGCATCCTCCTCCATGTAGGTCACCTGCGCCATCTCGAGCTGCACGGCGTGCCAGCCCTCGGACGGGCGCCCGAAGTGGCGGGTGATGTGGCCGCCCTTGAAGCGCCCGTTGAGGACATGGGTGAAGCCGTCGGTCCCGGCGTCCGCGCCGACCGCGACCAGCCGGTCGCTCAGCACGGGGTCGACGCTGCGCCCGTCGTTGGTGCCGATGTTCAGGTCGGGCAGCCGCCCCTCGAACAGCCGCGGCACGACGGAGCGGATGGAATGGGCGTCGAACAGAACCGCGCGCCCGAACTGGTCGCGCAGCCGGGTCATCTCCGCGGTGATGGCGTCGTGGTAGGGAGCCCAGTAACGGGTGATCCGCTCCGCCACCTCCGCCGCGTCCGGTTCCGCGCCCGGCCGGTACAGCGGCGCCCCGTCGAACAGGGTCGTCGGGCAGAGGCCCGTGGTGGCGCCGCTGTAGAGCGGCGTGTCGTTGCTGGGGCGGTTCAGATCGACGACATAGCGCGAGAAGCGCGCCTGGATCACCCCGACTCCAAGGTCCTCCAGGAAGTCGTAGAGACGCGGCAGGTGCCAGTCCGTGTCGGGCAGGCCCTGCGCCTCCGGCACCAGCCGGCCGATGAATCCGTCCGGCAGCGCCGTGCCGACATGGGGCAGGCTGACCAGCACCGGACGGCGCGCGGCGCGAAACCCGAAAACGTCCATATCCTCTCTCCCGTGCGACAAGTGTTTTGTCAGCAAAACTTTTCGCTTCCCTGTTCGGTCGTCCCCGGCTTCCGCGGCGTTCGCGGTACTTGGCCGCAACACCAGCGTTGCCATAGGGCGTCCGTCATGCTCCAGTATGACAAACGGCGTTGACGCAGCTGTTTTCCCTGGGCAACATATGTTTTATAGGCAAAACACGGCGCTGCCAAGCCGCTCGCTGCGCAAGGGGGTTCCCCGGCGTCCGAAACTGGCAACGCAGGCGCAACGAACAGGGAAATTCCGACCCATGAAGTCCTTTGGTAAGTTTCTCGCCGCCGCCTCCTTCGCCGCCGCCGCGGTCGTCACGGTGGTCGGCGCCGGGTCCGTCCCGGCGCGCGCCGAGGACGCGGTGATCGCCTCGATCAAGCAGAGCGGCACCTTCCGCGTCGGCGTGGACGCCACCTTCGCGCCCTTCGAATTCTCGCAGGACGGCAAGAAGACCGGTTTCGACATCGAGCTGGTCGAGGCCATCGCCAAGGAGCTGGGCGCCACCAAGGGCGTCGAGTGGGTGGACATCGACTTCAAGGGCCTGATCCCCGGCCTGATGGCCAACCGCTTCGACATGATTGCCTCGGCCATGTACATCACCGAGGAGCGCCGCAAGGTCGTCGCCTTCTCCGACACCTACTATCCGGGCGGCCTCGTCATCATGGTCAAGGCGAACAACAGCGCCGTGAAGGGTCCGGCCGACCTCGAAGGCAAGACCGCCGCCGTGCAGATCGGCACCAAGTCGGTCGTCCATCTGAAGGAGCATTTCCCGAAGACGAAGATCGTCGAGGTCGAGACCAACGCCGAGATGTTCGGGCAGGTCGAGACCGGCCGCACCGACGTCGCGGTGACCGGCAAGCCCGCCGCCAAGCTCTACGCCCAGACGCATCCGACCGTGAAGGTGCTGGACGACCAGCTCACCACCGAGGATTACGGCTTCGCCATGCGCAAGGACAACACCGAGCTGGTGACCAAGGTGAACGCCGCCATCGCCAAGCTGAAGGCCGACGGCACCTACCAGAAGCTCATCGACAAGTGGTTCGAAGCCAAGAAGTGATCGATATTTTTGTGAACGGAGGATCCCTCCCGTGACGCTCGACTTCGCCCCCGTCTGGGGAGGGTTGCCGGAGCTGCTGAAGGGCACCGTGGTCACCATCGAGGTGACCGCGGCGGCCTTCCTGCTCAGCGCCGTGCTCGGCCTGCTCGTCGGCATCATCCGCCTCAACCCGGCGCGGCGCGTGCTGTACGGCATCGCGTCGGCCTATGTCGCCTTCATCCGCGGCACGCCGCTGCTGGTGCAGCTGTTCCTGCTGTTCTTCGGCCTGCCGCAGTTCGGCATCCTGCTGCCGGCGATGCTGTGCGGCGTGATCGGGCTCGGCATCTACAGCGGCTCCTACGTGTCGGAGGTGGTGCGCGGCGCCATCCAGTCCATCGACCGCGGCCAGATGGAGGCCGCCCGCTCGCTCGGCATGTCCTACCGCGAGGCGATGTGGGAAGTGGTCCTGCCGCAGGCCTTCCGCCGCATGCTGCCGCCGCTGGGCAACGAGACCATCGCGCTGATCAAGAACTCGGCGCTGGTGTCGCTGCTGACCATCGACGACGTCATGCGCGAGGGGCAGCGGATCATCTCCACCAGCTTCCGCGCGCTGGAGGTCTACATCGCGGTGGCGCTGATCTATTTCGTGCTGACCAACGCGGCCACCTGGATCCTGCGCCAGCTCGAAAAGCGCATGACCGTGGAAAGAGGGTAAGCCGGTGATCGAGATCCGCAACGTCTACAAGAGCTTCGGCAGCACCGAGGTGCTGAAGGACGTCAGCCTGACCGTGCCGCCGTCGCGCACCACCGTGGTCATCGGCCCCTCGGGTTCGGGCAAGAGCACGCTGCTGCGCTGCTGCAACTGCCTGGAGACCGCCGACCGCGGCGAGATCCGCATCAACCACCGGACCATCATCGCCGACGGTAAGCCGCTGCCCGACAAGGAGTTGAACGCTCTGCGCGCCGAGACCGGCATGGTCTTCCAGTCCTTCAACCTGTTCCCGCACATGACCACGGTGGAGAACGTCATGCGCGCCCCCGTCGTGGTGCGCGGCATGGCGAAGGCCGAGGCGCGGGAGCTGGCCATGGAGCTGCTGCGCAAGGTGGGGCTGGGCGACAAGGCCGACGTCTATCCGTCCACCCTGTCGGGCGGGCAGAAGCAGCGCGCCGCCATCGCCCGCGCGCTCGCCATGAAGCCGAAGGTGATGCTGTTCGACGAGCCGACCTCCGCGCTCGACCCCGAACTGGTCGGCGAGGT from Azospirillum brasilense includes the following:
- a CDS encoding glutamine ABC transporter substrate-binding protein; this translates as MKSFGKFLAAASFAAAAVVTVVGAGSVPARAEDAVIASIKQSGTFRVGVDATFAPFEFSQDGKKTGFDIELVEAIAKELGATKGVEWVDIDFKGLIPGLMANRFDMIASAMYITEERRKVVAFSDTYYPGGLVIMVKANNSAVKGPADLEGKTAAVQIGTKSVVHLKEHFPKTKIVEVETNAEMFGQVETGRTDVAVTGKPAAKLYAQTHPTVKVLDDQLTTEDYGFAMRKDNTELVTKVNAAIAKLKADGTYQKLIDKWFEAKK
- a CDS encoding amino acid ABC transporter permease, whose product is MTLDFAPVWGGLPELLKGTVVTIEVTAAAFLLSAVLGLLVGIIRLNPARRVLYGIASAYVAFIRGTPLLVQLFLLFFGLPQFGILLPAMLCGVIGLGIYSGSYVSEVVRGAIQSIDRGQMEAARSLGMSYREAMWEVVLPQAFRRMLPPLGNETIALIKNSALVSLLTIDDVMREGQRIISTSFRALEVYIAVALIYFVLTNAATWILRQLEKRMTVERG
- a CDS encoding amino acid ABC transporter ATP-binding protein, with the protein product MIEIRNVYKSFGSTEVLKDVSLTVPPSRTTVVIGPSGSGKSTLLRCCNCLETADRGEIRINHRTIIADGKPLPDKELNALRAETGMVFQSFNLFPHMTTVENVMRAPVVVRGMAKAEARELAMELLRKVGLGDKADVYPSTLSGGQKQRAAIARALAMKPKVMLFDEPTSALDPELVGEVLQVMKTLAEEGMTMMVVTHEMGFAREVADTVVVMADGRIVESGPPEQIFTNPTQERTRGFLRALVDGHLAGARPQPAADDPLDALPGNH
- the hutG gene encoding N-formylglutamate deformylase; translation: MDVFGFRAARRPVLVSLPHVGTALPDGFIGRLVPEAQGLPDTDWHLPRLYDFLEDLGVGVIQARFSRYVVDLNRPSNDTPLYSGATTGLCPTTLFDGAPLYRPGAEPDAAEVAERITRYWAPYHDAITAEMTRLRDQFGRAVLFDAHSIRSVVPRLFEGRLPDLNIGTNDGRSVDPVLSDRLVAVGADAGTDGFTHVLNGRFKGGHITRHFGRPSEGWHAVQLEMAQVTYMEEDAPFAFDESRAARIRPHLRRFVGAMADWAEERA
- a CDS encoding formimidoylglutamate deiminase; protein product: MNGLFCGRALLPEGWASNVALRFDARGTLIAVERDAEANGLPQAAGPVIPGMPNLHSHAFQRAMAGLTEYAGASEDSFWTWRDAMYGFVRRMTPEAAEAVAALLYMEMAKQGYTAVAEFHYLHHGADGRPYADRAEMSRRILAAADTAGIGLTHLPVLYAHSGFGGKPPSDGQKRFINDVDGLLSIVSAMQTAMGAERAGRRAGLALHSLRAVTPEEMRDALAGLDALDPGAPIHIHIAEQTAEVDDCVAWSGKRPVEWLLENAPVGPRWCLVHATHVTPAEVDGMAASGAVAGLCLTTEANLGDGLFPAIPFLAQGGRFGVGSDSHISVSAAEELRLLEYGQRLVQRRRNVLRIGNCPSIGGGLYRAAVAGGAQALGQPVTGGGIQVGQPADFVVLDADNPKLLSRTDDSLLDAYVFASDGHAVRDVVAAGRTVVREGRHVREDAIRAAYRRAIEGLRRDT